Part of the Pirellulaceae bacterium genome is shown below.
GACGGCGATCCAACTGGTGCTCCTGGGTCGCGGCGACGGCGATGCTGTCGATCAATTGTTCCGCAGTCAATCGGCGGAGGTTGGGTGATCGAAAATATCGGGGTGCGCTACGGTCATCCAATTCAAACCGATCTGCCAGTTCAGCTCGGTAGGCCTGCTGGTACGTTTGGCTGTTGAGAATACGTCGAATTGCGTGTTTGATGTCGAACCGATGTCGCACGAAATCATCTGCCAACCATGCGAGCAACTCGGGATGGCTGGCCGCAACATTCGAGCGGTAATCATCCGCTGGCTCGTATAAACCAGTGCCGAGGAAACGTTTCCACAAACGATTGACCATCGTTTCGGAGAATCGCCGATTCAATGGGTCGGTAAGCAACTGAGCCGCAAGTGCTAGACGCTCGGAATAGATTTCAGGCACCGGCGTGTTCGCTAGATCGTGGTCGATTGGCCAACGCGTCTTGGCGACCTCACCCAGGTGCTCTTCGCAGCGAATCACCGCCAGATCGCCAGGCGAAAAATAGCCAGCAAAGCCCAGGAAACGCAACTGCGGCCATTCTTGATTCTCGAAATGATCGTGACAACTGGCACACTTCATTCCTGTGCCGAGGAAGACCTGACCTACGTCGGCGGCGGACTGCAGAATTTCTTTGTGACTCCGGTCTCGCAGGAACCCGACGTTGTATTTGACACCCAGGATGTCGATCTCGTTCGGCTTTCGATAGCCGGGCAAACCCGGGTCGATCAATTCTGCAACCATCACGTCGTACGGTTCGTTCTTCGTGAGGTTCTCGACAATCCAAGGTTGGTAGTTTCCTCGCGTTAAGACACCACCGAACGTGTCAGAGTTAGCGCTGGCTAAAGCGTCTTCCCACCATGACGTGTAGTGAGCAGCGTAGCTGTCGTCGCGCGACAACAGGTTGTCGATCAGCTTTTCCCGCTTGTCGGGTCGTGTACTCTGTTCGAATTCGCTTAACTCGTCTACGGTTGGGATTTCGCCGATGACGTCCAGGAAAACTCGGCGAGCAAAAGTTGCATCACTGCACCGCTTCGGTTCGTTCGGCGCGCCGTTTTCTTGTGGCCATGACGACCAAATAAATCTGTCGACAGGGTGCAGATCGGACGAAGCGGTTCCTGGTAACGCCGGGGCGGGTAGCAACTTCTCGAGACGATTGTCGCGACGTGCGATAAACGTGGCTTCCCGGTTGACCGTCGGTTGTGGTTGCTCGATCGATTCTTCTGGCGTGGCAACGTCGGGTGCTGGAGATCCTGAAATGGTGGATTCTGCGAACGCGAATGCGAGGCCACATGCCGCGAGTGAAACAATGGTTCGGTGGTCCATACGATGTCCTTACTTCGGTTATTATAATCCCGTCGTTGGTCGATCGACAGTCTGTCGCAATACTGGAGGGATTTTGACGCAAAAATTGATCACCTCTTTCCTGAGTGCCCGGTGAATGCGCGGGAGAGATCGCTTGTGCCTGCCCCATCACGGGTCATGGTTGACTACAATAGTCAGGGCTTTAGCTCCATGAATGACAAAACAAAAGTCTGCCCTGGCATGGATGATCTCCAGCCCCCACAATTGTTCCTACCACCGTTTTGTTTCACTCGGGCCACCGTTTTGTTTCACTCGGGACTGACACCGGCCGTTTTCAATGCCCGACTTGAAACAAGGCGAATAAGGTGGCGAATAAGGTGGCGAATAAGGTGTCGTGCCGAAGGGCACGAGAGATCGAGCGAAACGGACGTTGAATGCCTGCTTTCCTACGAGCCGAGAACATCGTTAAACGGTACGGTGGTGTCCATGCACTGAGCGAGGTCAGCGTTTCTTTCAACCACGGCGAAGTACACGCGCTGCTGGGTGAGAATGGAGCTGGAAAAAGCACGCTTGGAAAAATCCTTGCCGGCGCGATTGTCGCCGATGGCGGACGAATTCTATTAGACGATCGCCCAGTGGTGATTGCCAATCCGCTAGACTTACAGTGATTGGCAAGATCCTACGGTCAAGAAAACGTACATTTTTTCCACGCGGTTTCGCTCGTATGTTAGAATCCGTTGCGGGGTTGCCTGCCGTTCGCGGACCCTGTGTGATAGCCCTCCCTTCACAAACGCTTAACCCAATTGACTGCTCTGAGGATGATCGGAATGCGATGTAATCTGAGACGCCAATGCCGAAATGATGCGCGGGGGCGTAGTGT
Proteins encoded:
- a CDS encoding DUF1553 domain-containing protein, encoding MDHRTIVSLAACGLAFAFAESTISGSPAPDVATPEESIEQPQPTVNREATFIARRDNRLEKLLPAPALPGTASSDLHPVDRFIWSSWPQENGAPNEPKRCSDATFARRVFLDVIGEIPTVDELSEFEQSTRPDKREKLIDNLLSRDDSYAAHYTSWWEDALASANSDTFGGVLTRGNYQPWIVENLTKNEPYDVMVAELIDPGLPGYRKPNEIDILGVKYNVGFLRDRSHKEILQSAADVGQVFLGTGMKCASCHDHFENQEWPQLRFLGFAGYFSPGDLAVIRCEEHLGEVAKTRWPIDHDLANTPVPEIYSERLALAAQLLTDPLNRRFSETMVNRLWKRFLGTGLYEPADDYRSNVAASHPELLAWLADDFVRHRFDIKHAIRRILNSQTYQQAYRAELADRFELDDRSAPRYFRSPNLRRLTAEQLIDSIAVAATQEHQLDRRLFRTHHGKSDDLTQALGRAATRGEVSTFRTDETAIIQALELINGSTYQRLNQFCVQRPVTESTRVDQLSGAQQQGVRLGMIRVQADGTTHDIDLTGVVTLADVMTRVNEVLKESSDKPSPGQLELSQDSFSLRSNPGHTIAFEDIGTGQTAADLGIPIQATSSPQIGNSLNRIVESIAEPRDATTLLALYQRRVKAEKIAEHLYRLTLTRSASAREVAHFKEYLQDNGYGQTVDEEAVGENSNVTSEPIVDLFWVLVTSPMFQYIY
- a CDS encoding ATP-binding cassette domain-containing protein, which gives rise to MPAFLRAENIVKRYGGVHALSEVSVSFNHGEVHALLGENGAGKSTLGKILAGAIVADGGRILLDDRPVVIANPLDLQ